The sequence AACTCATCCTATCTGTCGAATGGGTCCTTTATCCATTAGCTATTCTCTCCTTGCTCATTTTAGGGCTTATCATTTTTAATTTTGTCTGGTTGCGAGAACAAAACATTGCGTCTCAGGAGTTTCTCAAAAAGGCCCAGGACGATTTCTCTGATACCAAGATGAGGGATTTGCTCGACCTTTGTGATGAATCGAACGAAGCATGTGCTAAATCTCTAAGCAAAGTTCTGCACTTTGCTAAAGACAACCCGTCTATTGACCTGGCTTCGCTTAATCAGATCGCAGAATCCGAAGGAAACCGACAAACCATGCGTATTAATCTTCCCAATGTTCTTCTCATGGATTTGGGAGTCATGGCACCTATGGTGGGGCTTCTTGGAACGGTTATTGGTATCCTCAGATCCTTTGGTGAGCTGGCATCAGATGATACGCCTATGCGCTCAGTGATGCTCGCCGGTGGCGTCTCTCAAGCGTTGGTGGCTACTGCTCTTGGATTAAGCATTGGTCTTCTGGCTATGTTCTTCTATGCCATATTTAGGACGCGGGTGAGCTACCTTATTGGATACTTTGAGACCACTCTTTCCGACCTCATGGTTCGCACTCGAATTATCCTTAAGGAAAATGCTAAATGAACCTTTCTAAGCACATCAAAGACGAGCCTATGCAACTGCAACTGGCTCCATTCATTGATGTGATTCTCTTTCTGCTTACCTTCTTCTTGCTTACTTGGAATATCTCCCGTTACGAGGCCGAGCTGAGTGTCAGCTTGCCCACCGCAACCGAATCCGAAACCTCGACACGCATGCCCGGAGAGATTTTGATTAATGTCAATAGAGCTGGGGATATCATCATCAACCGCAGAACACTGGCAGCAGAAGAGCTTCAAAGTATTCTCACCCAAGTTACCTCAGATTTTCCTGACCAAGCTGTCATCCTCAGGGCAGATGCTAAAACGGACTATCAAAATGTCATCAACGTCATTGACATCTGTAAGGCATCCAAGATCTGGAATATCGCTTTCACTACCACGAATCCGGAGGAAAAATAAAAGATGGAGCTTTGCCAGCTCCTTTAGAAAATTTCATAGAAATCTTACTTCATCGTGCATGTCAGATTAATGGGGCGTTTCGAGTCAATGATCAATTCTGACAAACTCTCTGTTTCTTGGGATCAAGATTTTGCGCAGCTCTTCAAGTCTCTACTGCATCATCCGGGTTAAGGCTGTGCATGAGGAGAATGAGTCTCTCACTCTTCAATTTCAAGCAACAGGAGAGTGCCAAAGCTAGTAATTTTATATCTCGAACATGACTATGCCAAGGGATGAAGATTGATAGAGGCACACCGTCTATGCTAGGATATTTAATGTTATTGTATGCTTAAGAACAACCGAATTAGTCTCAGATCATATGCATTTTTATATACACTGCTTCTCCTTCTGGGGGGAAGTAAAGGCCACGCTACAGCCGAGTCATCCTTTCGAGATTTACAGCTAACAGATAAGCAAAAGAAGGAGTTGATATCGCAAGTTAATTTTCAAGTAAGTATAGGCTTCTTGGAAGGATATCGAACAGATCTATTAGAGGGTTCAGTTGAAGCAAGATTGGAGGAACTTCATAAAAAGTTGACAGATGCATCTTCAAGGGAAGAGGTCATCAGCATTAGATGGCAGATCATTGAGGTCTTATCCGAAAAAGAGCAAGAGCATCAGCTTCAGTTACATCATGAGGCTCAAAAAATCTTAGAGTCCATTGATGGATTATCTGCTCAAAAGCTTGGTGCGGCGGATCTTCTTTTAGCTAAAGCAAAGGCGCTGGCAGTTTTAGGGCAACATGAGCAAGCCTTAGAATTCTACCATAAAGCGTTCCTCTTTAATCCTCAGAAAATGAAAGTCTACATAGATGTTCTAGGTCTTTTTCTAACTCTTAAGCCTCACGAACTTAAGACAGAATATTGGCAATACGTCTCTAGGCAATGGCTAGATGCTGGCGAGGCCTTTTTCGAGATACAAAAACAAAAGGGTGAAAACGCCCTGAATGCGGATTTCTATTCCAAGGCCTATCGTTTTGAAAACGTTCATGCGAGGTTGTCTGTATACCGTGCCAATGTCATAAAGAATCCCGAGGCTACCAATATATTGCTTAATACAGATTACTATGCGTCTGTAGGAATCGATCACTTGGAACAAGCCTGTAAACTTGCTCCTGATAATACGGCCTTTTACTACAAATTTCTTAGCAAGCAGCTCTTGATTCACTATATCCAGCTATCTAATAGTGACATGATACAGTATGCACTTGATGAGCTTCGTCAGTTGATAGGTTCTACTGAGGACGATGAAAAATCATCACCATGGAAGGTCCTGTCAAAAGAGGAGAGTATGCTTCAGCTTGCGGAGGTAATCGATGAAATATTAGAAGCAACTCCTGAGAAACATAAATATAATCGCGATTATTATTCTTTAATTAAGTTCCGTGACTTTTTTGTTCGTCCAGATGCCGATAAGCTGGTGCGAGTTTCATTAGATTTAGTCGACCAATTTCCTGAGGAAGTTAAATATCTTAACGATTATTTTTTAGCCTTGTTGATGCAATTTAGCTTGGAAAATAAAGAAACGAATTTTGTAGATAAGGCTGATAAACATAAACAATTCATCGCTCTCTCAGGAGATGAACTTTTCAGAGCATACCAAAAAAACTACCAATTAAATCCCACGGCTACCTGTGCCATAATGATTGCTAATTTGTTTTATAAAAGGGACAGGATCAGCGATGGGTTAACTTTGACGCGGGAATTTGTTGATGCACATCCTGAAGATTATCGTCTTCAGGGAGCTTTGGGTTGCTTCCTTATGAAGGCGGGTGAGTATCAAAAAGCAGTGGAACATTTTCAAAGAGCTGCATGTAAAGCGTCTGGGGATAGACAATCCAAAGCTTATGATTGGAAAAATCTTGCGTTGGCAAGACTTCTAGCCGGGCAAGTGAATGATGCCGCCCATGCTTATACGATAGCCAGGGGGCTATATAAGAACGATAGCGGGGAAACAGAGGACTTTTATGAGGGATTAGATAGTATCCTGGGAAATCCATTTAATTCAGAAAACTTGCCCGAATTTCCTTGGAATAATCTTGAAGAAGTACTCAGAGATCATAGTGAAGATCAAGCATTCAGCTCTAAAGTATTTTATACAGAGTTACAGCTAGATCCATCCAGGAAGACTGAAATTCATAAAAGCATGTTCCTATTAAAATCGGTCCATAATGAGATTTTGCGTTACCTCAAAATGCAGGAGGCACAAACGGTTGAAGAAAAAGTTGAATGCCTCAATAGTTTTTTAAATCATGGCTTAGGGCTGGGTTATGTTGCCTCTTTGGAACAAGGCAATGATAGTTTTCCTGGCTATACTTTAGCTCAAGGGAAAGGTAATTGTTTAAGCCTCAGTCTGCTCTACCTCATATTAGCAGAGCATTTGCAATTACCTCTGGAAATGGAAGCCATCCCCCGACATGCTTTTATTTCCCATGATTCCCAACGAAAGCAGAGGGTTATAGAAGCGACAGAGTTTTCTTTTTTAGAAAGAGATCATGACTCTTACAAAAGACTTTTTTCAGAAGAAACTAGCTACAAGCAATTTCTCCAGAATCAAGAAAATAGGCATGTGATTAGTAAGCAACAAGCCTTGGCTTACATGGTATCGAATTTTACTGCTGAGCTGCATTATCGCAATAAATCTGAGCAAGCCCTTAAGAAGCTCGACCTGCTGCATAAAGTTTTTCCCAAGGAGAAGCATTTTCTAAAGGGGAAGGTTTTGGTCAATCTCTGTAAGTGGAAACAGGCTGAGCCTGGAGATGGTAATGGTTCGAGTGCCCTCGATACTTTTTCAATCGATCAAAATGCTTCAAACCTCATTCAGGTGCTTCGCGAAGATGTTGATTCGGATAAAGTGCTGTCCTTATTGGATAAAATCATTCAATTAGATCCTGCAGACAGCTTTGCTTATAGTTGCAAAAGACAAGTCTATACCACCTATAAAAAAGATGATACTGAGGCCGTGGAGAATGCTATCTTAGCTACCAAGCTGGCGTGGAATGCTAGTCTTACAGAATTAATTGAACTTGCAGAATCCCTGGAAAAGCAAGAGAAGATTGATTTGGCTCTAAAATGCTACCAAAGTGCGGTTGAAATCAATCCGGACTCCATTCAGGCACAATCGGCTTGGGCAGCCGCCCTCTCCAAGTATCAAAGAGAGGATCAAGCTAGTAAGGCTCGAGTGGCGTTACAACATGTCATAGAAGCGCTTCCCGTAGATAAAAGATCTCTGATTAGCTTATTGGGTTATATTGAGGATGATTCGGAGATGAAAGAGCACGAGAGATTTTTGCTAGCTCTCTATACCCCGCGCCAAATAGGTGAGTTCTTCAAAGACGGGGAAATTCTGCCCAGAGACTGCGACAGAGCCATGAAATACTATCAAAAAGCGATCATGGAAGGGGATTCAGTAGCAGCTCATGACCTTGGGGAGTGGTATTTCGCCGGGTTTTGTGATAAGAAGCCTAATCGTAACGATTTGCAACAGGCTCATAGTTATTATGAAAAGGGGAGTCAATTAGGAAACAAGTCTAGCACCAGTATGCTGGCAACTTTTTATGATCCCTCTAATGCTAGATGGGCTAAAAAAAGAAATAAAATTGTAGGTGGAGCAGACGCTAATAAGGCTGCCCAGTTATATTTAGAAGCCGCTAATAAGAGGGAAGTGCTTGCTTGTGACCGTCTTGCAAGATTGTATCTCAATGGCTTGCATCCTGGTGGAAAGAATCTCCGAAAAGCCTATGATTGGTTTAAAAAGGCCAGTCAATTGGGAAGCGAGACGAGCACAACTATGCTGGCAAGTTTTTATGATTCCTCAGATGCTGAAGGCACCCAAGAGCGAAACAATGTAGTCGGAGGCGCTGATCCTGAAAAAGCTGCTGAGTTGTATTTACAGGCTGGGTTACAAGGTCATGCCAGGGCTTTTTTCAGATTGGGCAATATCTATTTGGAGGGTAGACATCCGCAGGGAAAAAATCTCGCGCAAGCTTTTGGATACTACATGCGTGGAGGTAAACTAGATGATAAGGAGTGTATCACGATGGTGGCAAGTTATTTTGATCCCTCGGATGTTGATTGGGCAAAAGAGCGAAACCAAGTTGTGGGAGGGGCCGATGCTAAACGTGCTGCATCCCTCTACTTAACTGCTGCAAAGCGAGGGCAAGCATGGGCCTGCTATAGATTGGGAAATCTATTCTTGGAGGGTACACACTATAATGGGAAACACTTAGAGAGTGCTTTAAAACTCTATCGAAGAGGCACCGAACTGAAACACAAGGACTGTATGGCTAAGCTGGCAAGTTTTTATGACCCCTCGGATGCTGACTGGGCCAGAGAGCGAAACAAGGCAGTCGGGGGCGCAGATGCGGAAAAGGCAATAGAATTATATTTGCAAGCTGCTGAGCAAGGAAACACTTGGGCCCAAAACAGATTGGGCAGTATTTATTATAACGGAGCAGGCACAGAAAGGAACGAAAGCGAGGCCTTAACATGGTATCGCAAGGCTGCTGAGCAGGAAGCTTACACCAAGGATTCTTTAAATAATCTCGCCTGGATTTATGCCACTAGCAGCGAGGTGAATTTTTTAAACGGCACGGAAGCTCAAAAGCTTGCTTTGAAAGCGGTGGAGAAGGAAAAAAATCATTCGACGCTGGATACTCTAGCTGCTGCTTATGCACGAAATGGAGAATTCGAAAAAGCAATTGCAACCGTCCGAGAATCTATCGACTTGCTTAATCAAGAGGATACGTTGGAT comes from Verrucomicrobiota bacterium and encodes:
- a CDS encoding transglutaminase family protein, whose product is MLKNNRISLRSYAFLYTLLLLLGGSKGHATAESSFRDLQLTDKQKKELISQVNFQVSIGFLEGYRTDLLEGSVEARLEELHKKLTDASSREEVISIRWQIIEVLSEKEQEHQLQLHHEAQKILESIDGLSAQKLGAADLLLAKAKALAVLGQHEQALEFYHKAFLFNPQKMKVYIDVLGLFLTLKPHELKTEYWQYVSRQWLDAGEAFFEIQKQKGENALNADFYSKAYRFENVHARLSVYRANVIKNPEATNILLNTDYYASVGIDHLEQACKLAPDNTAFYYKFLSKQLLIHYIQLSNSDMIQYALDELRQLIGSTEDDEKSSPWKVLSKEESMLQLAEVIDEILEATPEKHKYNRDYYSLIKFRDFFVRPDADKLVRVSLDLVDQFPEEVKYLNDYFLALLMQFSLENKETNFVDKADKHKQFIALSGDELFRAYQKNYQLNPTATCAIMIANLFYKRDRISDGLTLTREFVDAHPEDYRLQGALGCFLMKAGEYQKAVEHFQRAACKASGDRQSKAYDWKNLALARLLAGQVNDAAHAYTIARGLYKNDSGETEDFYEGLDSILGNPFNSENLPEFPWNNLEEVLRDHSEDQAFSSKVFYTELQLDPSRKTEIHKSMFLLKSVHNEILRYLKMQEAQTVEEKVECLNSFLNHGLGLGYVASLEQGNDSFPGYTLAQGKGNCLSLSLLYLILAEHLQLPLEMEAIPRHAFISHDSQRKQRVIEATEFSFLERDHDSYKRLFSEETSYKQFLQNQENRHVISKQQALAYMVSNFTAELHYRNKSEQALKKLDLLHKVFPKEKHFLKGKVLVNLCKWKQAEPGDGNGSSALDTFSIDQNASNLIQVLREDVDSDKVLSLLDKIIQLDPADSFAYSCKRQVYTTYKKDDTEAVENAILATKLAWNASLTELIELAESLEKQEKIDLALKCYQSAVEINPDSIQAQSAWAAALSKYQREDQASKARVALQHVIEALPVDKRSLISLLGYIEDDSEMKEHERFLLALYTPRQIGEFFKDGEILPRDCDRAMKYYQKAIMEGDSVAAHDLGEWYFAGFCDKKPNRNDLQQAHSYYEKGSQLGNKSSTSMLATFYDPSNARWAKKRNKIVGGADANKAAQLYLEAANKREVLACDRLARLYLNGLHPGGKNLRKAYDWFKKASQLGSETSTTMLASFYDSSDAEGTQERNNVVGGADPEKAAELYLQAGLQGHARAFFRLGNIYLEGRHPQGKNLAQAFGYYMRGGKLDDKECITMVASYFDPSDVDWAKERNQVVGGADAKRAASLYLTAAKRGQAWACYRLGNLFLEGTHYNGKHLESALKLYRRGTELKHKDCMAKLASFYDPSDADWARERNKAVGGADAEKAIELYLQAAEQGNTWAQNRLGSIYYNGAGTERNESEALTWYRKAAEQEAYTKDSLNNLAWIYATSSEVNFLNGTEAQKLALKAVEKEKNHSTLDTLAAAYARNGEFEKAIATVRESIDLLNQEDTLDHAAKQNQLLDVQGRLDLYLASMPYTAQKD
- a CDS encoding biopolymer transporter ExbD codes for the protein MNLSKHIKDEPMQLQLAPFIDVILFLLTFFLLTWNISRYEAELSVSLPTATESETSTRMPGEILINVNRAGDIIINRRTLAAEELQSILTQVTSDFPDQAVILRADAKTDYQNVINVIDICKASKIWNIAFTTTNPEEK
- a CDS encoding MotA/TolQ/ExbB proton channel family protein gives rise to the protein MLPRLFKTIVSLTSLALLLPQLLLAQEITTEPAAEAAEADSQSLMELILSVEWVLYPLAILSLLILGLIIFNFVWLREQNIASQEFLKKAQDDFSDTKMRDLLDLCDESNEACAKSLSKVLHFAKDNPSIDLASLNQIAESEGNRQTMRINLPNVLLMDLGVMAPMVGLLGTVIGILRSFGELASDDTPMRSVMLAGGVSQALVATALGLSIGLLAMFFYAIFRTRVSYLIGYFETTLSDLMVRTRIILKENAK